Within the Thermanaeromonas toyohensis ToBE genome, the region TTTCCTGCTGTAGCCACAATAGTAAAAAGCTTAGTTTCTGTCTTATTGCCTTTTGTTGGGGGTGCCTTGTTAGCAGCTATAATTGACCCTATAGTTAATTTTTTGCAGCTGCGCTTCCATTTTCCTCGCACCTTGGCTACCCTAGCAACCCTTTTGCTCCTTCTTTTTTTGGTAACCTGGGGAATCTTTATTCTTATATCCAGTTTGGTTGCTGAAATCCAGTCGCTAGTATCGAACTTGCCCTTACAGGCACAAAACTTTGCCTTTATCTTTCAGGAGTTTTTAAATCGCTTGCAGCAGCTATACCCTTTTAAAGATAGCTCGCCCCCTGGCTTCTATGAGACTTTCCAATCTGCTCTTAACAACACAGCATTAACTGCTAGGGAAGTTTTAGTAAGAGCTTTAAAGGCTCTTTCCGTTTTCTTAAGTTCCTTACCCGAAATGTTTATTATGCTGCTCATAACTTTAGTATCTGCCTTCTTTTTCAGCCGGGATAAAAATCTGGTATTGGAGAACTTCTATCTAATTATCCCACGCCGCTATCGGGAACGCGCACTAAAAATACTAGAGACCTTTAGCCGTGCTGTTATAGGATTTCTTAGGGCAGAAATATTTTTAATAAGCCTCCAGACAGCCCAATGCATCATTGGGCTGTTGCTGCTTAGAGTTAACTATGCCCTTGTCTTTGCTTTCCTTATTGGCTTATCAGATTTCTTGCCTATAATAGGGCCCGGGGCCGTGTTTATACCTTGGATTGCTATAGAATTGATCACAGGACATTATAGTTTAGGAATAGCCCTGCTAGTGCTATATGGTTCTGTAATTACCCTGCGCCAGATATTGCAGCCCAAGCTTGTAGCTGTTAACCTGGGCCTATACCCTCTTACTACTTTGATCGCCCTTTATACTGGATTAAAACTACTAGGAGTAGTGGGCCTAGCCCTGGGCCCCCTTACCGTGGTAATCTTCAAGACGATCTTAGCTTCCCAAAGTACCTCTAGAGATGATTAATTATGTTTCTCTAAAATCGGGGTCGCCTTACCTTTATCTTCTTCAACCTGTTTCGGGCTATTGCCATTATTAGGTTTACTAGTTGTGCTACTACTGCTGTTTTGGGGAGGAGAAACTTGCGGCTTGGAAACTGCCTTTTTGTTAATAGGCGCTTCTAGCTGGGATAGATTTTCTTTAAGAGGTTTATTGGCTTCTCCGGTACTAACTGGAGTAACGGCAGGTGCTTTCTGGGCTACCTTGGTTTTTAAGGTACCTTTATAAGCTGGGGTTAGAGGCTGGTTAGCAGGTGCCGGAGCAGCCAGCACAATTTCCTTCGTTGTTTCCCCGTACTCGAATAAAGCGTGGGCTACTTGGCGGGCTAGTTCGGGCTTGACTCCCCAATAACTTATACCGTTTATAGTCAAAAAATAGCCCGGTAAGGTTTGGCTAACTACAGTTATGTTTTTAAGATCTATCATTGTCTTGGCTATAGCCAATAATTCCTGAAGGCTTATATTGGTCTCTACGTTTTTATAGATTTCAGGCAAGAGCCAGGGTAATTTAAGTAAAGTTGCCGGTTGCATGGCTTGCTGGACCAGCGCCTTAAGAAGTTCTTGCTGTTGCCTAGTACGGTCAATATCGCCCAGTGCTTCCTCCCGGAAGCGGACAAAGGCTAGGGCTTGGTGGCCATTTAGGTGGTGGACCCCTTTGGAAAGTCCAATTTTGTACTCCGGCCCATCGGTGGGGTCATAATAATACATATCGCGGGGTATGTTTATAGTTACTCCACCCAACAGGTCGATAATATTGATAAAGCCTGTCCACCGCACCAGTACATATTTAGATACCGGCACGCCTATAAGCTCAGACACTATTCTAGCTGTTAATTCAGGGCCACCGAAGCTCAAAGCGGCGTTAATCTTGTCCTTTCCATGTCCAGGGATAGTAACTAAAGTATCGCGCGGGATCGATAAGAGAGCTAATCTGTTCCCTTCCATATGAGCTACGATTATAGTATCCGTATTTCCCCCTGTTTCACCTGGGCGGGCATCACTTCCCAAAAGCAAGATATTAAAATAAAGAGACTTGTTCTCTCCTGAATTCCCCGCTTTAGCTCCTATTTCCTCATTGGGTGGATTGGGGGGCTGGAAGAAAGTTTTTGCGGCCAGGAAGAATCCCGCGCCTACACTTACGATACTAGCTGCTATAAGAGCAATTATTAGTTTTTTTAAACGCTCGATCCCCATTATTAAATTTATCATCCCTACCCTAATTTTTCCCTTTTCCACCTTTTAGTTAACACTTTAAATGGAGTATGGTCAACCTAATCTGATCCTGCTCTTTCCCTTAATTTCATCTTTTATGTTATGTTCCCTTTGCTTTTTGTAGGAGTTATACTTTTTAGGAGGGAAACTCAAGCTTTTTTTAAACTAAAACCCGAAAAGGAAAGGTGGGAGTTAAAAATGTTTGATATAGGGTTTCCTGAATTGATGCTTATCCTCACTTTGGTTTTAATATTTTACGGTCCCGGTAAACTGCCAGAGATAGCGCGTTCTTTGGGTAGAGCCATCAGTGAATTTAAAAAGGCTGCCTCAAATCTTGCTAGTGAAATAGACACAGCTACAGATAAAGAAAGGGTGGCTAGCGCTGACGCACAAGGTAGTGATTCTGTCAAGGGCCGATAGGAATAGCAGGAAATTGGAACGGTACTAGAGGCGTTTTGCCTTTCTGGTGTCCGTCGCTACGGAGGTATGGGGTTGGGGCGATGTTGGCTGCTCCTTCAGGGAAGCGCTTGTCCCGGCTGCAGCTCGAATGAGGGCGTCTAACTCAGCTGGCGTAATTGCTGGGGAACCTGCGTTAACCCTGGGCAGGGCATGGGGGTTGCTCTTGCGGGTAACGACCCCATAATGGGTAGTAAAGATAAGTTTAAAACCAGCGTCGGCAGCAGCTTGGATGGCTGTCTGTCCGCCGGAACCAAAGGGAAGGGCCAGGGCATACACCGGCTGCTGTAAATGGTTTTCTATTTCTTCTCGGGAACGCTTCAGGTCTTGGTAGACCATATTTCTATAATTGGTTATACTTTGACCCTTCAGAGGGCTCTCGAGGAGGGGACCGTTTTTACCGTTGGCCAAGAGACCGAAGCTATGGAGATTGTAAGTGTGGGATTGGGTAGTAATGCCAGCGGAGGCCATCTCCTTAGCCCCGTCCCAGCTATAGTGCTGGAGGTTGCCCAATTTCTGGCCCACGTATTTAACAATGGCGAAGGCTACGGCCGGCATATGTCTTTTGGCTAATTCCGGGAAGGCATACTGGTGGACACTCTCATACCCATCATCAAAGGTAATGAGTACGGCGTTGTCGGGTATGGGGCTTCCTTCCAGAAAATCGAGCAGCTGTTTCAGGGTGATAACATGGTAACCCCGAGAGGCAAGCATATCCAGGTGGTGTGAGGCACTCTTCTGGCCGGGTGAGAAGCAGGAGAGGATTTGCCCTCAATGCCGACAGAAAAGTAAGGAGCGGAGGCGGGAGAAGGAACGGCAGCGCAAAAGGTATATCACCCCCAAGGTCGCTTTTTCAACACGGTGAATCAGGCCAAAAAACGAGGCAACATAGGCCCGGAGAAGGCAGAGAGGCTGAAACAAATATGCCGGGAAAAGGGAGTGGAGGTCGCTCGGCAGGAATATGACCGCCTGAAGAGGATTAAAGACAATCTTCGTAGAATAATACTATAAGCATACGGCAGGGTTGCCGATAACCAGAAGGAGGTACTTAACCTTGAGCGTACCCAAAGATGAGCTACACCGCTTAGTAGAGGCCCTGCCCGAACAGGAAACCCGTGTCGTAAAGAGATTCCTGGAGTTTATACTGAGCAGAGCCCAGGCCGAAGATAGGGCCTGGCTGGAGGCCGATCTAGGGGAACTGCCTCCGTATGATTGGGGACCAGAGGGGCCGCCCAAAGGAAAACCCGTGCAGTATAAGCCAGGGGTTGGCTTGATAGTTGAGGGGGGCAAGCAGTGACGGGCGAGGCGGTAGTACCAGGGGATGTGTTATTAGTTGCCCTTCCCTCCCATGAACCGAGAGGACATGAGCAAGAAGGGCTCAGACCTGCTATTGTGGTAGGTATTCCCTGGGGGCCTGTCCGCTACCCCGTGGTTATTGTGGTACCTCTCACAACGCAGAGCGG harbors:
- the ytvI gene encoding sporulation integral membrane protein YtvI — protein: MSGPSNHYTRLLYMLLVILITAVVFILTFYYLFPAVATIVKSLVSVLLPFVGGALLAAIIDPIVNFLQLRFHFPRTLATLATLLLLLFLVTWGIFILISSLVAEIQSLVSNLPLQAQNFAFIFQEFLNRLQQLYPFKDSSPPGFYETFQSALNNTALTAREVLVRALKALSVFLSSLPEMFIMLLITLVSAFFFSRDKNLVLENFYLIIPRRYRERALKILETFSRAVIGFLRAEIFLISLQTAQCIIGLLLLRVNYALVFAFLIGLSDFLPIIGPGAVFIPWIAIELITGHYSLGIALLVLYGSVITLRQILQPKLVAVNLGLYPLTTLIALYTGLKLLGVVGLALGPLTVVIFKTILASQSTSRDD
- a CDS encoding LCP family protein — protein: MINLIMGIERLKKLIIALIAASIVSVGAGFFLAAKTFFQPPNPPNEEIGAKAGNSGENKSLYFNILLLGSDARPGETGGNTDTIIVAHMEGNRLALLSIPRDTLVTIPGHGKDKINAALSFGGPELTARIVSELIGVPVSKYVLVRWTGFINIIDLLGGVTINIPRDMYYYDPTDGPEYKIGLSKGVHHLNGHQALAFVRFREEALGDIDRTRQQQELLKALVQQAMQPATLLKLPWLLPEIYKNVETNISLQELLAIAKTMIDLKNITVVSQTLPGYFLTINGISYWGVKPELARQVAHALFEYGETTKEIVLAAPAPANQPLTPAYKGTLKTKVAQKAPAVTPVSTGEANKPLKENLSQLEAPINKKAVSKPQVSPPQNSSSSTTSKPNNGNSPKQVEEDKGKATPILEKHN
- a CDS encoding Sec-independent protein translocase subunit TatA/TatB: MFDIGFPELMLILTLVLIFYGPGKLPEIARSLGRAISEFKKAASNLASEIDTATDKERVASADAQGSDSVKGR
- a CDS encoding polysaccharide deacetylase family protein, with translation MLASRGYHVITLKQLLDFLEGSPIPDNAVLITFDDGYESVHQYAFPELAKRHMPAVAFAIVKYVGQKLGNLQHYSWDGAKEMASAGITTQSHTYNLHSFGLLANGKNGPLLESPLKGQSITNYRNMVYQDLKRSREEIENHLQQPVYALALPFGSGGQTAIQAAADAGFKLIFTTHYGVVTRKSNPHALPRVNAGSPAITPAELDALIRAAAGTSASLKEQPTSPQPHTSVATDTRKAKRL